The following DNA comes from Nicotiana sylvestris chromosome 10, ASM39365v2, whole genome shotgun sequence.
AACGTATGACGCATCCAAAAGCCTTTCTCGGGTAAAGCAGGTTTAATTTGAAACAAACCTGTTCCTAGTATTCACCTTTATCACCCATACCCGACGAGATTGAAACTAAAAAATCCCCAAGGAAGTATGCTGCTTATCACTCATACCTAATAGAATTTAAAATGGGACCTAACGGATATCATAATAGGACCAAGGTACAAGATGTTCTATTCTGTATTTTAGTGTCTATGTTACCCTTAATCAAGGATAGCAAGATAGAATTTCCCAATTCTTATTTTTCAGAAAGGAAAGTCAGTTGTCCAAGTCTCCAAGAAAGGGGATTTGCGTCGTATAAAAATACAGGGAAGTGCTTCTACTATAACCAGTAAAACAGGCTTGTAAACATATTTTCTCAAGTTTTACTTCCATGTGAGAATGGTATGCCGAAGTGCATGGTTTTGATGCATCCTAGTTTCAACACAGGAAAATAGAAAATAACAGAGAATAATTAGGAATACAACAGTGAAAAGTGAGTTTTTGGGTCTCTGAATAATCTCATTATTTGTGATTTGTTAATACCTTGTTTCTTTCTGGCCGACGACCAGGTTCATGGTAGAAAGCAGGCATTGGAGTGGCTTTGAAATTGAGACTTCTCCGCAGCTGCTTGAGCTCTGCTTCTTTCTTTACCTAAAGATATCACAAGGTAAATTAAAACGAATTGTCATTAAGCATAGCTACCAATCAACAAAAATTGCCATCTAACCCATAGCTACATTTGACATATATTATAATTTACAAGTCTAAACAGATAGCAGAAAATGAAAGTAAAGAGAAGAAAACCTAACAGAATATATACCAATGATCTTTTAAGCTAGCATTCGACAGAAAGCAGTCTAATGATTCTCTATATTAATCTACACCTATTTAGAACAATCACAAGAATCATTGCCTGACTTTATTACCTGAGTTCTTGCTTGGAGCCGATGTCTTTCTGCCTCTTTCGCATGCATTTTCTCCTCTAGCTTCACAAGGAACTGAAATCAATATCAAAAACTTCTTTTAGGTTATATATATGACTTTTAAACTATATCGAATTGACACAAGAAACCGGCCCTTGCCTCTTTCCTTCTCTTGGCGCGCTCTTCACTTTTGAAACTGAAACCAGATCCGTTCTGCTTCATGCCTGGTTGACTTGAATTCACACTCTGCTTATCCCTGAACAACAACAATATGCATAAGATTAATGCTGATGACAATAATATTGTACTTAAAGCTCACAATTTTACCACGATATAGACCTGTTTACACTTTCGTCTATTCTATAGCTAACTTTCTCTGTACCGAAAGCACGAGAAGCGACCACCTTTTTTGTTCTCGGCTGTTGTTCAGTGCTACATCATTCAATAACAAACGAGATGGGGAAAATTAGGATGAATCAGTGCGACCAAAATATCCTAAATTTTCAATATGGAAGACATTATTAAGTATAATACCTTTTCTGTTGATTAAGTACATTAGCTTTTGAACCTGATACCTGTATAAAGCAAGCCACCTGTTACCATCAATTTGATAATAGAAGAAGAATTGAAAAAAAAGTTGTGCGATAGAGCAATAAGTTCCAAAGCGTTGGCATAGCAGGGCTTCCTCCTCCACATAGATATTCAATCTGAAGATTACAAGCCTAAAACTGATAACAACCTCTGGTTTTGGCATTCTGGCTGTTGGACGCAAATGGAGAGCGCTCGGAGCTTCCAATCCGGGCTTTTCTCCTTTTTGTGTCAAGGAAACATCACTATGCCTTCTATTTGGTTTTCTTGGAATGTCTTTATATGCTTGTTTTGAGATACTCCCCTTGCCACTAGCAACATTCACTTGAGACAACATTCTGGATTTCGCATCTCTAGATCGAGATGCAGTCCTCACCTGCATTTTAGGCATAAGGCAGTCTACATAAAGGGGCGATAATTTTCTGTTCTAGAAGAAGACTACGAATGCTATTATTTAAAATAGCTTAGTACAGTAAGCAAGCAGGATCGGCAACTGCTGCAAAAACAGAAGATTAACAATAACAAATGCTAAAAGAGGTGTACCTTCGAAGCTGAACTTCGTTGAGGTTCTGAACAAACACTACCATCTTTCTCAGTGGTGTGAGCATTAGAGGACAGATCAACAGAGTTTGATGAACACTCCATACTGTTATCTTGGTCTTCTGGTTTCTCTTTCACTTCAATATCAAGTACAGGATCATCAACAGCTGAATTTCCAGCAGCGAGATGATATTTTGCTTCTGCTTCCAGATGCTCAGAAATACTTTGAAGTACATGGGAACTGTCAGTGGCATGTTCAGTATGAGGTCTGGAATGGAGAGTTATACTAGCTTCTCCGTTAAATTCTGTGACTTCGACGTCTCCATTGTTTGATCCATCAAAACTCTCCACGAAGCGTGCAGAATGACCAGCCTCATTCACTCGCTCAAAGTCCCCATCATAACCTGTATTCTCAGTGACATTATTTTCACTAGCTTGATATTTTTCATTCTTCAGTAAATGGATTGGTCTATCATGACTTTCATCAAAGCGAGCTGAATGGCCAACTTCACCAACACGCTCAAAGTCCCCCTCATAACCTGTATGTTCCGTGAGATCATCTTCACTAGCTTGATACTTTCCATTATTCAGTAAATGGGTTGACCTATCATGATTTTCATCAAAGCGAACTGAACAGCCGACCTCGTTAACATGCTCAAAGTCCCCCTCATAACCTGTATTCTCAGGGGCATCATTTTCACTAGCTTGAGACTCGGTGCCATTCTGCCACTCAGAAGAGCTCTGGCTTAGAAGTGCCCTCCTTCTAAAACGCGCCTCAAAATATGCTTTCTTCTCAGTTACAGAACCTGGCTTGGAGTATTTCTCAACCTCTTCAAGATACCTGTTATGTGTGAAAGAAGACCTCCTCTCCCAACATAAAGCTTCGTTTTCA
Coding sequences within:
- the LOC104234674 gene encoding protein WVD2-like 7, producing MAGDIEEPFRLSFQADSWQSGSISFGRFENEALCWERRSSFTHNRYLEEVEKYSKPGSVTEKKAYFEARFRRRALLSQSSSEWQNGTESQASENDAPENTGYEGDFEHVNEVGCSVRFDENHDRSTHLLNNGKYQASEDDLTEHTGYEGDFERVGEVGHSARFDESHDRPIHLLKNEKYQASENNVTENTGYDGDFERVNEAGHSARFVESFDGSNNGDVEVTEFNGEASITLHSRPHTEHATDSSHVLQSISEHLEAEAKYHLAAGNSAVDDPVLDIEVKEKPEDQDNSMECSSNSVDLSSNAHTTEKDGSVCSEPQRSSASKVRTASRSRDAKSRMLSQVNVASGKGSISKQAYKDIPRKPNRRHSDVSLTQKGEKPGLEAPSALHLRPTARMPKPEVSGSKANVLNQQKSTEQQPRTKKVVASRAFGTEKVSYRIDESVNRDKQSVNSSQPGMKQNGSGFSFKSEERAKRRKEFLVKLEEKMHAKEAERHRLQARTQVKKEAELKQLRRSLNFKATPMPAFYHEPGRRPERNKELASKTKSSKSQSRLSSPRTRATSATENILPCSAAEIDNSCSTNEHLNVADSPKVSEVTNHRSADLSDSSVPSSAPTSKTSRQTRSNRSVAPKREQEKKQVVTRRPKTPDMNKGNKGFKAEEKTKVVARRMGNGAMRKDIRSIDLSRSTGVGRLAVGVAS